The genomic segment GGCCCCGCTGTCCCCGGGCCCCGCTGTCCCTGGGCCCCGCTGTCCCCGGTCCCCGCTGTCCCCGGGCCCCGCTGTCCTCGGTCCCCGCTGTCTCCGATCCCCGCTGTCCCCGGTCCCCGCTGTCCCCGGGCCCCGCTGTCCCCGGGCCCCGCTGTCCCCGGTCCCCGCTGTCCCCGGTCCCCGCTGTCTCCGGTCCCCGCTGTCCCCGGGCCCCGCTGTCCCCTGTCCCCGCTGTCCCCGGTCCCCACTGTCCCTGGTGACAACGGCCGGAACCTTCCGCGCACACTTTCCCGTAATGCTGGCCGTGGGCACCGGTGGCTGTAGAACTCGCACGGTCTCTCCCCAGGTCTACGACGATGCGGACTACAGGAAGGTCCGGTTCGTGGGTCGCCAGAAAGAGGTAAGCGGAGGCGAGGGAGGGTCGGAGCGTCTCCGTGAAGGCTTCACGGAACAGCGAGACACGGAGGAGACCGGAGTTCTCAGACGAGCCCCGGGCGGCTCTGGAAGCCTGCGGTTCTGTGTTCTGTTTCCCTCCGGTCCCGGCTGCCCCTAAGCGCagtctggggtgtgtgtgagcCCCAGCGgccctttgttttcctttcatttctgggCCTCGTACTCCCCAGACCCTCGGATTAAAGGAAGTCGCATCatccacttttaaaaatcactctccGTCCCCGGGCTGGGGTTTGCTTGTCCTACTTCCTGCCGGACAGAGGGGGCCTTGTTCTTACAGGGACGGGCACTCCCGAGCGGACGCCGGCAGGAGGACCGTCCTGCCCTGAGTGGCTGTGACTGGTCCCGTACGGTGGCGGCAGGAGAGAGGATGCTGATGTGTGTCTCCAGGAACCTGAGCTCCTCATTCCTCGCTGACCTGCGCTGCCGGAACGCGTCTGCGGGCCGTGCCGCGGTCAGGGCCCGTCGGGGCCGGTCGGGCGTCTTCCTCTTCCGAGTCCTTTTGTCCTCCGCAGTCACCTCgggcccctccttcccccagtcAGCCTTCTTGTTAGTTCTTGTTAGCTCTGCGCGAGTTGGGTTTCCCGCCCCTCTGATCTCGGTTACACTGTCTGTTCTTAAGgtctttttctacttcctttcctGCCTTGCGGGGGACAGGGTGGTGGAGACAGCGTTCAGTGCCTCGGTGGAGCCATGGGTCCTGACGCTGTGGCTGGCCCCTGCGGTCCGGCCCCCGGCTCCCCAGCTCAGCAGTTCTGATGCGTGAGCAACACCTGGTTCTGTCCAGGCTCCTCCCTGCTACAGACTCTGTGGCCTCTGGTTTCTGATCGCCTTAGCAGGGGGCCACCGGAGCAgctgaaaaccaaaaccaacccAACGAAACCAGAATTCGCAAAGCCAGTGGAGTGTGAACAGAGGAGGCAAGCTGAAGGTGTCCCCTCACCCAGGTCCGGAGCCCCTGTCCTGTCTGCGACCTGTCGCTGTGGGACATCACGTGTGTTCGGGGAGCACTGCTCCCGTTGTCCGGGTGCGCGTGTTTGTAAACGAGCGCTGCTCTGGCGTGCGTGCGTGCCACAGACATTAGGCGCTTAGTAGCAGTGTAAGATTGTTAGCGTTTCCCAGAGGCGTTGTTTTAGAAGAGTTTCACGTGTCCTGGGAACTGGGACAGGAAGTGCGACCGTTCCTCTGGACCCGCGTCCTGCCAGGCGGCCTGTTGCAAGTGGCACCTTCTGTCCGGTGCTGCGGTCACTACAGCGGGTGCTTCGAACACTTGATGGTGTTGATACGTGAGCTCAAGCCCACGGCTTGTGTCGGGGTTCACTGTCGGTGGTGTACAGTCTGTGGATTGTGACCCACACGTGTCCCGTGTCTGTTTTTACAGCATCGGAGGGTAGTTCGCCCACCCTGAGAATGTGTCACGTTCCGCGTCCGGCAACCACGGGTCTTGCTGGCTCTCTAGTTTTGGCTAGTTGTATTTTAAGAAGCCCACCGAACCCGAGCTTAATCTGATGAACGAGGAGCGCGGAAAGCTGGATAGCTGAGCTGGCCtttgcagagagagacaggaagtgtCTGTGCGTGGCTCTCGGCTACTCCTGGCCAGAGGCACCTGGTACAGTTTGCGGCGTGTCTGCAAAGGAATCCGTGCGGGCTTGTGACGGGGTCTTCCTAAGACGAGACACTCCCGTGCTGAAGAACCGGCTGCGCAGCGCCCACTCCTCGAGGAGGGGCCAGAAGCCAGGCCTGCCATGGTCCTGGGCCACCTCCGCGAGGCAGGGGGCTGGAACGGAGCAGAGGCTTGTCTGAAGCTACAGAAAGCGTGTCGTTGACTTGGTGCTCATGTACCTCAGACGAAAGGCACACGTGTCCTGTCCTCCAGCAGAAGAGCTCGTGCGGACAGGAGACCGCGTGCGGAATGGCAGTGACAGTGACAGCAGTGAGAAAGCAGCAGCACTGTCTCTGTCATCTTGCGGCTCAGAGGTGTCTGGTCTCGAGTGTGGCTCCAGGCCGCTCTGTCCGACCGCGTCCGGATCTGTGCAGCCCCCTAAGCGCTGCCTGCCTCCGGCGCTGACCTCACTGGGCTGAGGGTGCTGGGTCCGAGGGGGCGAGCCGCTAGGGAACCCCCGCCCCGGGAGGCCTTCAGCGAGCGTGTGCCCCATTCTGTTGCTGCTGGGTTATTGCGACGGGGCTGGCGTCATTCGTGTGCATTAAAGATGCGCAACGGGGTGGAGAGCCCAGAGCACTGGGAGGCCGAGTCCGTTGAGTACAGCCCCCCGTGCCCTCCGCTTGCTGCAGTGATGACGGGGCGGCTCAGCCCAGGCGGGTCGCCCTTGCCGGCTGGGGGGCAGCGGGGACCCTCGCTGCCCAGGTGCTCTGGACATGTCCTGCCCATCTCAGACGGCCTCCCGACCCCCCGGCGGGCAGGTGAGTCTGGCTGCGACTCTGACTCATCCGCTGGGCACCTTGGTTCCTCAGTAGCAGCTGGAAGGTCCCAGCCACCGCGGAGCTGAGGAGCGGTCCCCGTGGCACCTGCTGTGTTGGTGGAGTGACGTGAAGCCTGTCCTCCCCAGAGGGGTCTGGACGTGGTGGACGCACAGCAGGGGCTGGGAGTGCCGGAGGGAGGAGCTCGCGGGTGGGGCGCGTGCAGTGTGGCTGCGGGCCCCACCGGGAGAGACGAGTGTCCCTCAAGGGCTTGTAGCCCTGGGCTTGTTGGGCCTTGCTTCTGGGCGCCGGCAGAGTGGACCGCTCGCGTGGTGAAGTGACTTCTCCGCTGAGGTGGCCCATGCTCCCCGCGCAGACGCTGTAGGGAACTTGCAGGTGTGCATCAGGATCGGCGGCGGAGGGAGACCCTGAGCGTTGTCGTCCTGCTGACGGCGGCTGCACACCGACACCTCCGCGAGCTGCCGTCCGGACCGCGGTGATGCGAAGGTGCGCGTGTGTCTGCACGTCCAGGCGGCTAGAGGAGGCTGCACGAGCCTGCGGGACGCAGCACTCCCGAGGCTCGGAGGCCTGTGGCCGGGCGCTGAGCCTCCAGGTCTGTGCCTTCCTCTCGCCCTCTGGCGGTTCCACGGTCCGTGCTTGTCCTCGGCCCCTGCCCCGGCCACATCGCCCAGGGCACCTGCAGATGCTGCTGTACAAAAAGCCTAGGAGGTGTTTTTGAGCATTTTCTCCAAATTTGTGTTAAAAATTAGCAGGTTGGCAGCGTCCAGCACGGGGTCACTCCGCGAGGCTGTTCCTCCTTGTGCAGTTGTAAGACTGTCCCGTGTGCTCCTGCGTTGTTCCTTGTGCTTCTTGTGGGCGTGACCTCAGTCTGACGTAAGGGAGTAAATTGTCCATGGGAACAGTCACTCCCCAGGGCACGGGTCAGACGAAGATAGCTGCCGCCACCTGGTGAATTTAAGCCGGTGGGTCTTCGTGCCCAGTCAGTGGGCCGTCAGGAGGTAAATGAAAAGGTAATTTCACATTCGTTACGTCGGTGACACATAAAGGACAATCGTACGGCCGTTGGACAGTCGAGGGCGTGTGACACCGTCTGCCTGAAACCCACGGTGCTGACGGCTGAGGTAGGAGCCCGGGCCGCTGTGATGTTCCTCTGCGTTCATGCGCTTGGAAGGCCCGCGGGTGGCCTCTGTCGGGGCGGCCAGACCAAGCCCTGAGCTGCCACCTGGGCTCGGCTCTGGGACTCTGCGTGCGCCTGTGGTTGAACTGAATCCCGGGAATGAGACGCTCATCACGGACGGTCAGGGTCACCCTGGGGCTGAGTGACGGGCAGTCCTGTGTCAGTCTCCGGTGTCAGCTGCCCTTCCCGCGGGAGATGGCGGTCTGTCTGACGGCCATGCTGGGGCCCTGGGGTTTGTTCGTGTGGCCTTTGTGACACGTGTGTCACTTAGGTAGATGCCGTCCCGTGTTACAGCACCGGCTTCACGTGTGCGATGCACGGCTCTGTGCAGCCGAGGGGAGCGGGCCCTCCCGGCCTCCGCAGCCGGCCGACAGGTGCGCGTGTAAGCGGAGCGGCGAGGCCGCGTGTGGGGCCGCTGTGCTCGGAGAGCCTGTGGGATGGCCCGGCCTCCCCACCTGGCCGCGCTGTGTGCgagccctgggctctgctggaGCCCTGTGTCCCCGTAACCTCCTGGTGAGTTTGTAGAAACGAAACTTCACAAAGTCAGAGTCTGTAGTAATAAGTTTCTCCAGAATGTCCGCAGTCTGTGGGTTTGGGACATTATCTGAGTCAATGGCAGGCGAGGCCGTCTGTTCCCGTGCACGAGTGAGGGGCTGGGCCCTGCGGGATCGCGTGTCCTCTGCACGGAGTCTGCTGGCTTTAGAGAGGCTGTTCACAGAGGCCGATCGTGCCTTTCTAACTCATTTCCAGGCCTCATTAGAGTTCAGAGGTCCCAGCCCCCCTTCATTTGTGAACACTGATCCTCGTTTCCCTGTCTCCGCTGCGGTGGGGCCTCTCCCTGTCCGTGAGGCTCTGGGGACGCGGGGCAGGTGCCCCGCTGGGCCCCGGCAGCCGTGACCGACTGGCATGGCTCTGCCGTCAGGCACCCCTGGTACCGAGGTTGGTACTCACGGCGCGGCTGGTGGGCGAGCCCACTTACTGTGTGTGGCCTCCGTTTCCTGTCCTGTCTGCACGCAGTGTCACCCCCGTGGTGGCCGCGGGGATGTCTGCCAGGAAGAGTAGTGGCCCCGGGAGCATTCGTCCCGTGGCGTGTGCTGTGCGCAGACAAGCCTCCGGCTTCAGAGGCGGGTGACGTCCCAGATGTGGTCTCGCGGTTGTTTTCCGCCCTGGGTGGGTTGACGGTGGTGCGGGGTCTAGAGGAACCACCAGCTGCCGCTGCCTGGGAGCCTGAGCGTGGGACACCGAGCCCTGCAGACGGCCGAGAGTGTGGTGGGGGCGTGAGGGTTGCCGTAGACGGCTTTGGGGAGCACGCGCCGTTGGAGGGGGGTCGTGCCTCTGGACGGCTCTCCGGGGTGAGAAACTGCAGCCCCTGGCATGGGCCGGCCCCCGGGGTGAGACGCGGGAGTCGGCTCCGTAACAGGCTGGGGGCACGTTGGGGAcctttacacacatacacacacacgcgcgcgcgcgcgcgctctctctctctctctcggatgCTTTCCCTTCCCAGCCTTGGGAGCTTTGTCTCCTGGGTGATGGCCAGGGAGGCTGTGCGTGCCTGGCTCAGGGCGGGTCAGGTCCGAGCCCGGTGGGTCTCCTGGCCTGGGTCCCCTTGGCCACAGTAGCTCGCTGTGAGACATGCTACTTGCCCAGCCAGGTGTGCGAATCTCTGTTTAACGAAACAGATGTGGGGGGATGGTGTCATGGTCCCTCGTCCCGCGAGCCCGGTCTGGCGCAGCCGTTACCAACCAGGAGGCTTCCCGAGGCGGCGGCGCTGCTCTCTGTGCTGATGGCCCACAGCCCGCTCCCCACCAGGGCTGCCGTTCCGCAAGCAGGTCGCCGACTCGGTCCCCGTGAACCGAGTCCGCGGTGCCTGCAGCCCCCACGAGGCACTGACCGGACCGCAGACTACCGCGATCTCTAAGTTAAATAGCGGAGTGGAGGTGGAGTCCTGATTGTGTCGGAGTAAGAAGAATCTTGTGACTGAGGACACAGATAAGCCCCAGGCAGTGCACCTGCTGACGAGTCTAAGTGTCTTTTAACTCTTAGGTGtcgtcccccgccccccacccgaGGCTCCCTTTACCTGCTCGGAAGTCGCCTGTCCGTGGACCCGGGTCTCTCTCTCCGCTGCGTCGCCGGCGGCTGGGTCTCCCGGCTGCTGTACGTTGCGGGGTTCGGTGCCCCTGTTCTCAGGGTGTGGAACCCGGGTTGGCTGTGGCGGCTGCATCAGGTCAGACTCGGGGACTCTGTGCGAGGTCACTGCGTGGGGGCCGCACGGGGTTCCAGGGCGGTGGCCGTGACTCCAGACGGGGTTGAGGGTGACACGGTCTTCCCCGCAGCTTGAGCGCTTGCGTGAAGACACTGGGTTAGCCCGGAGGAAGCGGAAGTATCGGTTCTTTCCCTGTGTTCCAGTTCTCACAGGGACACCATCCCTGACATCCATCCCTGACGCGAGGTATTTATTCAGTCTTCAAATCGGCGAAATCACAGATTTCAGCATATTTGTTGGGTTTCTGTCCCTGTCGTCTCTCCAGTGTCCCGTGTTGTCCCGTGTTGCTCCATGCGGTGTTTCCCCGAACTGGCTGCCCTTTGGGTGCGGCCGTGAGAGTCTGCCAGAGCTTCCTTGCCCCGTGACTGCGGGGCCTCTGCTGGCGGGGACAGCCAGCCCCGGGTGCCTTTCTGCATGTCATGGGTGGAGCGAGACGCGGGGCCGGGAGCAGAGCTGGTGTTGAAGCCGGGGCGCAGCGCGGGGGCTCTGGTCCGCACCTTGGGTATGACCAGGGGCAAGTGTTCGTAATCTGGTTCCTGCCCCGTTTCTGTGAGTTTGAAGTTGTGTCCGGATGGGAAGtgacgtgtgtgtgcgcgtgtgtcgTGTGTATGTTGAGGACCGGCAGCAGTCCCAGATGCGAACATACGAGAACGCACAGAGGTGCCTGTGCTGGCAGGACCCGAGCGTGGGGCCGTCCTCTACGTAGACCTAAATTCCGTGAAATTGTCCCGTTTTTGTACTTGGCTACGTGAGCTTTTCTTTCCGTCTCGTTCCAGGTGAATGAAAACTTTGCCATTGACCTGATCGCTGAGCAGCCCGTGAGCGAAGTTGGGAATCGTGTGATCGCGTGTGACGGCGGCGGGGGGGCTCTTGGCCACCCGAAAGTGTACATAAACCTGGTACCGTCCACCTGTCCTTGCGGGTCTAGTCTAAGCTGTCCTGTCTCGCGTCCCTTGCGGCGCTGGCTCTCACCTTTCCTCCAACCATGTGCTAGGGACCACGTGGTGGGCGCCCTCTCCATGGGGACGCGCTTAGCGTTGCCAGCACAGTCGTCCACTTTCCTGCCAcacctggggcttgatcttcCTGGAACCTCATTTTGCAGGTTGTGCCCCACAGGGCCTTGGCGAGGGGAGGACCGGGACGTTCGAGCAGAGGGGTGAGCGGGGGCTGAGGCTCAGGTCTGCCACGGCGTGGACGCAAGAGGGGGACGTCGCAGCACCCTGGCTCCCCGTCTGCTGGTGGCCTGAGCAGGCCCGGGCCGGACCGTGGCCTGGGGGCTGGTGGGCCTCTGCGCAGCGCCCCACCTGTTCCAGTCCGTTGAATTCTGGGCCCAGAGGGAAACCTCGGCCTTCGCGGGCTGGGAGAGAAGACGGGCGCTGAGCTAAGGCCGGAAGACATGTCCTCAGGGTGATCCCACGGGGCCGGAGCTAGGGTTCAGGCCCCTGCCCGCGGCTGGCAGAGAGTTGGGGTGGAGCAGAGTCAGACCTGGGCCCTGGTGCCGTGACGGTCCTCTGTCCCTGTGCGACCTCCGAGGGCTTAAGCCGCGTCTAGTTGAGACCCGAGCTCAAGTGCGGTGCACGCTGTCCTGTGTGATGCGGGACGCGTGTAGACAGCAGCAGAGCACGGCGTCATGAGCTCTCTCCTCTGAATCTTGCAGGACAAGGACACGAAGACGGGGACATGCGGCTACTGCGGACTGCAGTTCCGACAGCACCGTCACTAGCGCGGGCCACTGCGGACGGCGGCTCCGACAGCACCGTCACTAGCGCGGGCTGCGCGCACAGTGCCTCTCGCTGGGGCTGAATAAACGGTGTTGGGACCCCGGACGGCGAGCCACCTGCCTGTTTCTTTCCGAGAAGCGACGTTTCCTCCGAAGCGCAGACCACAGCGGGGTCGTCCTCGGGGGCGCGTCCTGTGGCTCCGCGGTCGTCATCACGGCGGGGCCGGGCTGGGGGGCTCAGGGCCAGGCGGGAGAAGGACCGCTCTGGTTCCGCAGACGGAACGGAGGTTTGTCAGGCGAAGGGCTCCCCGTTTGCCTCCGCACTCCGGCCGGAAGACCGCCCCCCCCACTGTCCCGCCTCTCACCTACAGTCACGCTTCCCTCTGTGCTCTTGTCGCGGGGGAAGTGTGAGGTCTTAAAGCCCGAAGCGTCTGAGTTCATGCAGGCCGCGTCCAGGGCAGTCTGCggagtggggagcagcagggtcACCGGAGAGCAGCACTGGCACTCGGGAGGGAAGGGGACGCCTGGGGAGCGTTCCCGCAAGCCCGGACACGCGGTCTGTGGGGTCCAGGAGGAGGCGGCGCTGGGCCGTGCGAGGTGAGGAGGGAGCCGGAAGGGAAGCCTGCGCAGCGCGGGGCACGCCGCCTCCCAGCAGGGCTGGCGAGAACACGAGCTCCGTATGTTCTGACCCTGAAATGTGTGGGCTCCGAGCTGTGGGGTCTGGAGAAGAGAAAACTGTTTGAGCTTCTGGATGAAAGAACAGATCGCCTAACGAAGGCGTTATCAGAAGGGCGGGAAGCCTTTCTGTCCTGGGAGCTGGAGATCGTCAGGAGCATCAGGAACCTGCAGCAGGCACCCGTCTTGAGGGGGACGCTCCGTGGACCCCTGTAGGGCCAGCCCAGGCCTCGGGGGCAGGGCAGGCGTGGGTGGGGCCTGCCGGTGGTGCGCGCCAGTCCAAAGCTGGGCACGCCTGGGCCATCGTGAGGCTCTTCTGGCAGAAGTGCCCAGGGGCAAgcattgggggaggggtgtgggggggagggccCAAGAGACCCCGGGGTCACGACGGGTGTGGGGGGAGCTGGAAGGGGCCGGTGGTCTCGTCAGGGTGGAGCGCGAGCAGGATGAACACAGGAGGGACGTCACGTGGCCTCGGTGTCCAGTGGCCTCGGAGCCCGTCAGAGCTGCACCCGGGTGGCGTGGTGCCCTCCAAGGGAGCGGGCCTGGCCAGGCCGGGAGTGTGGCGGTTGGAGGGCGGCGGGCAGCCTGGACACCCGCGGGAGGGCCCCTCGGCTGCGCTGCTGGGTGCAGGTGGGTCTTTGTCCAGCCGGCCGCGAGTTCAGCCTTGCGTGGATGTGGGGTTCTAGCAGACGCTTTCTCCATCTGTTGGAATGGGATGCTTTTCTCCATTAAATACGGGCCACGGTGAATTACTCTGATTTTCTAGAGGGAAACTGTTCCTTTGCCAGGAGAGGCCCCACGCACTCCTGGAATCCTCCTGTGAGGCCTCGTGTGGTTTGGGGCTGCCGCCTCTACGTGTGGGCGTGGATGAGGGTCTGTAAGGTTTCCTTCCCGCTGTCCCCAGTGTTGGCGTCAGGGGTGCGCTCCCCTGCAGCTGGGGAGCCCCCGGGTTCTCTGCTCTCCAGAAGAGAAGGGACAGGGTTGTGGTGACCTAGTGACGGGGGCTCAGGAGTGTCTCGCGGGCCTGGTGCTATGGT from the Mustela nigripes isolate SB6536 chromosome 12, MUSNIG.SB6536, whole genome shotgun sequence genome contains:
- the NDUFS6 gene encoding NADH dehydrogenase [ubiquinone] iron-sulfur protein 6, mitochondrial isoform X2 — encoded protein: MAAAVTFCRLLGRTGPAALSLPRGARSFGVRTSPTGEKMTHTGQVYDDADYRKVRFVGRQKEVNENFAIDLIAEQPVSEVGNRVIACDGGGGALGHPKVYINLDKDTKTGTCGYCGLQFRQHRH
- the NDUFS6 gene encoding NADH dehydrogenase [ubiquinone] iron-sulfur protein 6, mitochondrial isoform X3, whose product is MAAAVTFCRLLGRTGPAALSLPRGARSFGVRTSPTGEKMTHTGQVNENFAIDLIAEQPVSEVGNRVIACDGGGGALGHPKVYINLDKDTKTGTCGYCGLQFRQHRH
- the NDUFS6 gene encoding NADH dehydrogenase [ubiquinone] iron-sulfur protein 6, mitochondrial isoform X1, with product MAAAVTFCRLLGRTGPAALSLPRGARSFGVRTSPTGEKMTHTGQVYDDADYRKVRFVGRQKEGRALPSGRRQEDRPALSGCDWSRTVAAGERMLMCVSRNLSSSFLADLRCRNASAGRAAGGGDSVQCLGGAMGPDAVAGPCGPAPGSPAQQF